In uncultured Ilyobacter sp., a genomic segment contains:
- a CDS encoding head maturation protease, ClpP-related, translating into MNKNKKYWEFRNKENRGTELRIYGEITKFSWWDETVVTASDFARELEELKDTESINLCINSPGGSVTEAHAIYNMLKRYAKANNVKITTYIDGVAASAASYIAMAGDDICMGLGASLMIHNVNGGAWGESKDLRKTADLMDKLKENIIDIYVTQSNLSREVISNLMNEETWMTPEEALEYGFIDKIETYETISDDDIDNLFTREITNSIRALPPRISELRNVKKQAKPVINQKPKGEDIVDINTIRNDHPDLYQKIREEAVLEERNRMKALDAVPAHNQEAIDMINKAKYEEPQSAEKVAYNIVTSDSFKAHREIVELENEQKISRSGEIKPLPPQNNKNEKDEKMVNSIVEKINKMRGQ; encoded by the coding sequence GTGAATAAGAATAAGAAATATTGGGAGTTTAGAAATAAAGAGAATAGGGGGACAGAGCTTCGAATCTATGGAGAAATAACAAAATTTTCATGGTGGGATGAAACTGTAGTAACTGCTTCGGATTTTGCAAGAGAACTGGAGGAACTGAAGGATACAGAATCTATAAATCTATGTATAAATTCTCCTGGAGGAAGCGTCACAGAAGCTCATGCCATATATAACATGCTGAAAAGGTATGCCAAGGCAAATAATGTGAAGATAACAACTTATATAGATGGGGTTGCAGCCAGTGCAGCCAGCTATATTGCCATGGCAGGAGACGATATCTGTATGGGCCTTGGAGCTTCTCTTATGATCCATAATGTGAATGGCGGTGCATGGGGCGAGAGTAAGGACCTGAGAAAGACAGCGGACCTTATGGATAAGCTCAAGGAGAATATTATAGATATCTATGTGACACAATCCAACCTTTCCAGAGAGGTGATAAGCAATCTCATGAATGAAGAGACCTGGATGACTCCGGAAGAGGCATTGGAATATGGTTTCATAGACAAGATAGAGACCTATGAAACGATAAGTGATGATGATATAGACAATCTTTTTACAAGAGAGATTACAAACAGTATAAGAGCTTTACCGCCAAGGATAAGTGAACTAAGAAACGTTAAGAAACAAGCAAAACCTGTAATAAATCAAAAACCAAAAGGAGAGGATATCGTGGATATAAACACTATCAGAAATGACCACCCAGATTTGTATCAGAAGATCAGAGAAGAGGCAGTATTGGAAGAAAGAAACAGAATGAAGGCTCTAGATGCAGTGCCGGCTCACAATCAGGAAGCTATCGACATGATAAACAAAGCCAAGTATGAAGAACCACAATCCGCTGAAAAAGTAGCGTATAACATCGTTACATCAGATTCTTTTAAAGCTCATAGAGAAATTGTTGAATTGGAAAACGAGCAGAAAATTAGCAGAAGCGGAGAGATCAAACCTCTTCCACCTCAAAATAATAAAAATGAGAAGGATGAGAAAATGGTCAATTCTATAGTAGAAAAAATCAATAAAATGAGGGGGCAGTAG
- a CDS encoding phage portal protein, with protein MNLMDKGIFYFNPEKALKRTKARVQISMLDRNFNNNDQGYGRSGASRVKNALKAFFTKKGGPDKDIVENLELLRQRSRSLYMGVPIAAGILKKYRTSVVGQGLVPKPNLNSENLGISEEEARKIEKQLKREFNAWAKSQNADAMRMHNFYVLQGLVMLSWVMNGDVFVIPKLKARKGVKNKLCVQVIEADRIKNPLGSLDEAIKEGVEIDEDGEIAAYHIANKHPGDATVTETVRVEAYNKFGRRNILHIFEPERPDQRRGVPLLAPVIESLKQIGRYSEAELMAAVVSGMFTVFIEQGVEDEEIDPGQYGVDEEERAFREESEKIELGNGAINILKPGEKVNSANPGRPNANYKLFVDSIYEEIGSGIEMPKEVMLNHFTSSYTAARASLEEAWRRFLSVREILVNYFCQPIYEEFILGQVAKGKLKLPGYFNDEIMRKEYSRATWVGPNKISIDPFKEMRASEIALDLNITNREIISQEKGYDFDEVITQKLREDKYIRENTPEGGTGE; from the coding sequence ATGAACTTAATGGACAAGGGAATATTTTATTTCAATCCTGAAAAGGCATTGAAGCGGACTAAGGCAAGAGTCCAGATATCTATGTTGGATAGAAATTTTAATAATAATGATCAAGGATATGGAAGATCAGGAGCCAGCAGGGTAAAAAATGCCTTGAAAGCATTCTTTACCAAAAAGGGAGGGCCTGATAAGGACATAGTTGAAAACCTGGAACTTCTAAGACAGAGATCAAGGTCATTGTACATGGGCGTACCTATAGCTGCAGGAATCTTGAAAAAATACAGGACCAGTGTGGTGGGTCAGGGCCTTGTTCCTAAACCAAATCTAAATTCTGAAAACTTAGGAATAAGTGAGGAAGAGGCAAGAAAGATAGAGAAACAGTTAAAAAGGGAGTTTAACGCCTGGGCCAAGTCCCAAAATGCAGATGCAATGAGGATGCATAACTTTTATGTCCTTCAGGGACTGGTGATGCTGAGCTGGGTTATGAACGGAGATGTATTTGTCATACCTAAGCTCAAAGCAAGAAAAGGAGTTAAGAATAAATTATGTGTCCAGGTTATAGAGGCAGATAGAATCAAAAACCCTTTAGGCAGCCTTGATGAGGCTATAAAAGAAGGGGTGGAAATAGACGAAGATGGAGAAATAGCTGCCTATCACATAGCAAATAAGCATCCTGGAGATGCAACGGTAACAGAAACAGTAAGAGTGGAGGCATATAACAAATTTGGAAGAAGAAACATACTTCATATATTTGAACCGGAAAGACCGGATCAGAGGAGAGGGGTTCCACTACTTGCACCGGTAATAGAGAGTCTGAAACAAATTGGAAGGTATAGTGAAGCAGAACTGATGGCCGCTGTAGTCAGTGGGATGTTTACAGTATTTATAGAACAGGGGGTAGAAGATGAAGAAATAGATCCCGGGCAGTATGGAGTAGACGAAGAGGAACGTGCATTTCGAGAAGAAAGCGAGAAGATTGAACTTGGAAACGGAGCTATCAACATATTAAAACCTGGAGAAAAAGTAAACTCAGCAAATCCAGGAAGACCTAATGCCAATTATAAACTTTTTGTGGACTCAATCTATGAAGAGATAGGTTCAGGTATAGAGATGCCAAAAGAAGTGATGCTAAACCATTTTACAAGCAGCTACACCGCAGCTAGGGCATCTTTGGAAGAAGCCTGGAGGAGATTTCTAAGTGTAAGGGAGATACTGGTTAATTATTTTTGTCAGCCGATATATGAAGAGTTTATCCTGGGGCAAGTGGCCAAAGGGAAACTAAAACTTCCAGGATATTTCAATGATGAAATCATGAGAAAAGAGTATTCCAGAGCAACTTGGGTAGGGCCTAATAAGATCAGTATTGATCCATTTAAAGAGATGAGGGCAAGTGAGATAGCTCTTGATTTAAATATAACCAACAGGGAGATTATTTCTCAGGAGAAAGGATATGATTTTGATGAAGTGATAACTCAAAAGCTAAGAGAGGACAAATATATCAGGGAGAACACCCCGGAAGGAGGTACTGGTGAATAA
- a CDS encoding DUF6148 family protein, giving the protein MYTLEEAKEKLRMWLDAEEAIAVAGQEYEINNGRRLTRADIREVGKRIDYWKRQVAILEGKTRRSFRAIPRDV; this is encoded by the coding sequence ATGTATACGTTAGAGGAAGCAAAAGAAAAACTTCGAATGTGGCTGGATGCAGAGGAAGCTATAGCGGTAGCCGGTCAGGAATATGAGATAAACAACGGACGTAGGCTGACAAGGGCTGACATAAGAGAGGTGGGGAAGAGGATAGACTACTGGAAAAGACAAGTGGCTATACTTGAAGGAAAAACAAGGCGGAGCTTTCGGGCAATACCTAGAGATGTATAG
- a CDS encoding phage terminase large subunit family protein produces the protein MQEKTKKLFRNSLKGLAPPLSLSISQWSDSYRYLSSESSAEMGKWNTDRAPYQRKMMECITDPLVFEITVMTSSQVGKTEILLNAIGRYMHLDPCPMMVVQPTVEMAKTFSKDRVAPMVRDTPSLKKLVKDSRSRDSGNTVMQKMFPGGHITFVGANSPSALASRPIRIILADEVDRFPKSAGDEGDPLTLAEKRTTTFWNRKHIRVSTPTIKNISKIEKLYLKSSQEKWCLPCPSCGEYQPLEWDRVKWGEGIDGIVMQCEYCGALHGEREWKSKKQLNGKWIAKEPDNRHKGFHINELASPFKTWEQIKKDFYESKNDTEKLKAWTNTSMGQTWEEETGDIIDYQSLFDKRIPYAAEVPDDVLILTAGVDVQDDRLEIEVVGWGLGEKSYGIAYEKFIGNPAKDKVWDELEEYLKRDFKYLDGEKIKIINTCIDTGGHHTKRTYDFIAPRQNTLRVYGIKGRGGDGVPIINKVRKDKKNMIDLIPLGVNALKDLVYSRLKIESGPGACYFPSNLNRNYDIKYFMGLTAEAKDIKDGKIIWKKIRERNEPLDLRNYATAAFALLRINLERLAEERELNKGQEVGSYKTVKARPKRSISKGVK, from the coding sequence ATGCAGGAGAAGACCAAGAAACTATTTAGGAATTCATTAAAAGGCCTTGCACCACCACTCTCTCTTAGTATAAGTCAATGGTCTGACAGCTATAGATATCTATCTAGTGAATCATCTGCTGAAATGGGGAAATGGAATACAGACAGAGCACCATATCAAAGAAAAATGATGGAATGTATAACAGACCCCCTGGTATTTGAGATAACTGTAATGACCTCAAGTCAAGTAGGTAAAACGGAGATACTTCTAAATGCAATAGGAAGATATATGCACCTTGACCCATGTCCGATGATGGTAGTCCAGCCGACAGTGGAAATGGCCAAGACTTTTAGTAAAGACAGGGTAGCACCTATGGTAAGAGATACTCCCTCGTTAAAGAAGCTGGTTAAGGATTCAAGGAGTAGGGATTCTGGAAATACGGTTATGCAGAAAATGTTTCCAGGAGGACATATAACTTTTGTCGGAGCAAATTCTCCAAGTGCCCTGGCTTCAAGGCCGATAAGAATAATTCTTGCTGATGAGGTTGATAGATTTCCAAAGTCAGCAGGTGATGAGGGAGATCCCCTGACACTTGCAGAGAAAAGAACAACTACTTTTTGGAACAGAAAGCATATAAGGGTTTCTACTCCCACTATCAAAAATATTTCCAAGATAGAAAAACTTTATCTGAAATCTTCTCAAGAAAAATGGTGCCTCCCATGTCCAAGCTGTGGAGAATACCAGCCTCTGGAGTGGGATAGAGTCAAATGGGGTGAAGGAATAGACGGGATAGTAATGCAGTGTGAATACTGTGGAGCTCTTCATGGAGAAAGAGAGTGGAAAAGTAAGAAGCAGCTTAATGGCAAATGGATAGCGAAGGAGCCAGATAACAGGCACAAAGGATTTCATATTAATGAGCTGGCTTCACCTTTTAAGACTTGGGAGCAAATAAAGAAAGATTTTTATGAGTCCAAGAATGATACTGAAAAACTCAAGGCATGGACCAATACATCTATGGGGCAGACCTGGGAAGAGGAAACAGGAGATATTATTGATTATCAAAGTTTATTTGATAAAAGAATACCTTATGCAGCAGAGGTTCCAGATGATGTACTAATTCTTACAGCCGGAGTGGATGTCCAGGATGACAGACTGGAAATAGAGGTAGTTGGATGGGGCCTTGGGGAAAAATCCTATGGGATAGCCTATGAAAAGTTTATAGGTAATCCCGCCAAAGACAAAGTTTGGGATGAGCTGGAAGAGTATCTAAAACGTGACTTTAAATATCTAGACGGAGAAAAAATCAAGATAATAAACACTTGTATCGATACAGGAGGACATCATACTAAGAGGACCTATGACTTTATAGCTCCCAGGCAGAACACTTTGAGAGTCTACGGAATAAAGGGACGTGGTGGAGATGGGGTCCCTATTATAAATAAGGTCAGAAAAGACAAGAAGAATATGATAGATCTGATACCCCTTGGTGTAAATGCACTGAAAGATCTTGTCTACTCAAGACTTAAGATAGAAAGCGGTCCGGGAGCATGTTATTTTCCATCCAATCTGAATAGGAACTATGACATTAAGTATTTTATGGGGCTGACAGCAGAGGCCAAAGATATAAAAGACGGAAAAATAATATGGAAAAAGATTCGAGAGAGAAATGAACCTTTGGACCTTCGTAACTATGCAACGGCAGCCTTTGCACTTCTCAGGATAAACCTGGAGAGACTGGCTGAGGAAAGAGAGCTGAATAAAGGTCAAGAGGTAGGAAGCTATAAAACAGTCAAGGCCAGGCCTAAAAGATCGATAAGTAAGGGGGTCAAGTAG
- a CDS encoding site-specific DNA-methyltransferase, whose amino-acid sequence MEIKKLKITEIVPYVNNAKEHPQEQINKIKASIQAFGFNDPIAVDENNVIIEGHGRLIALEQLGFQEVEVIRLDHLSEVEKKQYILAHNKLTMETGFNLEKLELELEAIKVSEGDLTLTGFNLDEIDDINLNLVDRSRVGEIEEDEVPEIDLEREPFSKLGDFWKLGDHKLLCGDATNKEQVQLLMGEEKGQLVVTDPPYNVNYEGSTKEKLKIANDNLSGNEFYYFLLGSYSRVYESLEDGGGIYVFHADTEGINFRKAMVDAGFYFAQCCVWVKNSLVMGRQDYHWQHEPILVGWKPGKAHNWYSDRKQTTVWKFDRPSRNDIHPTMKPLNLIAYPIENSSKPGDIVIDLFGGSGSTLMACEETERRCRTMEIDPRYVDAIVKRYLASGREYITLIRDEKTYSLDEIRDDLLREDI is encoded by the coding sequence ATGGAAATCAAAAAGTTGAAGATTACAGAGATAGTTCCTTACGTAAATAATGCCAAGGAGCATCCCCAGGAACAGATAAACAAGATAAAGGCGAGTATTCAGGCCTTTGGGTTTAATGATCCAATAGCTGTGGACGAGAACAATGTAATTATCGAAGGGCATGGGAGACTTATTGCTCTTGAGCAATTGGGATTTCAAGAGGTGGAAGTAATAAGGCTTGATCATCTGAGCGAAGTGGAGAAAAAGCAGTATATCCTGGCTCATAACAAGCTAACTATGGAAACTGGATTTAATCTTGAAAAACTAGAGCTTGAACTTGAAGCAATAAAAGTATCAGAAGGAGATCTTACTCTTACAGGATTTAATTTGGATGAAATAGATGACATCAATCTCAATCTGGTTGATCGTTCTCGTGTAGGAGAAATAGAAGAGGACGAAGTCCCAGAGATAGACCTAGAAAGAGAACCATTTTCAAAATTAGGTGACTTCTGGAAATTAGGAGATCATAAACTCCTTTGTGGAGATGCTACAAATAAAGAGCAAGTTCAACTACTTATGGGAGAAGAGAAAGGCCAGCTTGTGGTGACAGACCCTCCATACAATGTCAATTATGAGGGCAGCACAAAAGAGAAGCTAAAAATAGCAAATGATAATCTTTCAGGGAATGAATTCTATTATTTCTTACTTGGATCTTATTCCAGGGTATATGAAAGCCTGGAAGATGGAGGAGGAATCTATGTATTCCATGCTGATACTGAAGGAATAAACTTCAGGAAGGCCATGGTGGATGCAGGATTCTATTTTGCTCAATGCTGTGTCTGGGTGAAGAACAGCTTAGTCATGGGAAGACAGGACTACCATTGGCAGCATGAACCTATATTGGTGGGATGGAAGCCTGGGAAAGCACATAATTGGTATTCAGATAGAAAACAGACTACAGTTTGGAAGTTTGACAGGCCATCAAGAAACGATATTCATCCTACGATGAAACCTCTTAACTTAATAGCTTATCCAATTGAGAATAGCTCTAAGCCCGGGGATATAGTCATAGATCTCTTTGGTGGAAGCGGCTCGACTCTTATGGCATGTGAAGAGACAGAAAGAAGATGCAGGACCATGGAGATAGACCCAAGGTATGTGGATGCAATAGTTAAAAGATACCTGGCCAGTGGAAGAGAATATATAACTTTGATAAGAGATGAAAAGACCTATTCTTTGGATGAGATAAGAGATGACCTTCTGAGGGAGGACATATAA
- a CDS encoding AAA family ATPase, whose translation MKINKVTFYNYKPFMGKNTLNLNSEKKIVIVKGDNGAGKTSFLNGLIWCLYPTPFLEENIINNDVLYGMKMGTEDEMYIEIDFSNNGDKYILRKGIKFKRLNEKNYDYNNYQNLNIISSDKNPIEYELETDIRSEINSVLNEVVKNYFFFDSNRIDEFMKEEHGKEVKKAIKDLLNIETVIRARDHIKKIENDQRSKIFNSEDYDEQEIGKNNNLNKLNEDLKLFNDQRLEFIDSKKTIQKKIEEKESEIRQNEKNSLYIEEKRKILENLRNLKSKNENNGNEINGILEKSFFIFGDKLFTDARNTLKIKNNSSINVSSKALKNVLSESLKKETCLVCDQELEENLINKIKQKILEIKPEENDGKTFEKVEEFTNFINEGGKKCEELFRIQKELNNIKSDLEEHQRKLKTVESEIDEDLEDVKTLKNSRDLLEEEKQKLGHKIISMDFKIKNVKEEKEKLEKDLKDIVDKKQENNEDKKMLEVIQSINNEIEHIYNNYEKDQLISINNKIDNIFKNLNQKRSFTHLFVDLENYNLNVYRNNVEENIIKQISTAERQLLSLSLIMSLAVTSEKNGLFVMDNPFTHLDEEHKINVLRYIPKMIDQFIILAPKKEIDNKLIELCEQDLAMIAELERNLDRGYTKIKENG comes from the coding sequence GTGAAGATAAATAAGGTAACATTTTATAATTATAAGCCGTTTATGGGTAAAAATACCTTAAATTTGAATTCAGAAAAAAAAATAGTTATTGTAAAAGGAGATAATGGTGCAGGGAAAACAAGTTTTCTTAACGGATTAATTTGGTGTTTATATCCTACCCCATTTCTTGAAGAAAATATTATAAATAATGATGTTTTATATGGAATGAAAATGGGAACTGAAGATGAAATGTATATAGAAATTGACTTTTCAAATAATGGAGATAAGTACATTCTCAGAAAAGGCATAAAATTTAAGAGGTTAAATGAAAAAAATTATGATTATAATAATTATCAAAACTTAAATATCATTTCTTCAGATAAGAATCCTATAGAATATGAGCTTGAAACAGATATTAGAAGTGAAATTAATTCAGTCTTAAATGAAGTAGTAAAAAATTATTTCTTTTTTGATTCAAACAGAATAGATGAATTTATGAAAGAAGAGCATGGAAAAGAAGTAAAAAAAGCAATTAAAGACCTTTTAAATATTGAGACAGTAATTCGAGCAAGAGATCATATCAAGAAAATAGAAAATGATCAAAGAAGCAAAATATTTAATAGCGAAGATTATGATGAACAAGAAATTGGTAAAAATAATAATTTAAATAAATTAAATGAAGATTTGAAATTATTTAATGATCAAAGATTAGAATTCATCGATTCTAAAAAAACTATACAAAAAAAGATAGAAGAAAAAGAATCTGAAATAAGACAAAATGAAAAAAATAGTTTATATATTGAGGAAAAAAGAAAAATATTAGAAAATTTGAGAAATCTTAAAAGTAAAAATGAAAATAATGGAAATGAAATAAATGGAATTTTAGAAAAAAGTTTTTTTATTTTTGGAGATAAATTGTTTACAGATGCTAGGAATACATTGAAAATAAAAAATAACTCAAGTATTAATGTTAGTAGTAAAGCGTTAAAGAATGTTTTATCTGAATCACTAAAAAAAGAAACTTGTTTGGTATGCGATCAAGAATTAGAAGAAAACCTGATAAATAAAATAAAACAGAAGATATTAGAGATAAAGCCAGAAGAGAATGATGGAAAAACATTTGAGAAAGTTGAAGAATTTACGAATTTTATAAATGAGGGTGGTAAAAAATGTGAGGAACTTTTTAGAATTCAAAAAGAGTTAAATAATATAAAAAGTGACTTAGAAGAACATCAAAGAAAGCTGAAAACGGTAGAATCAGAAATTGATGAAGATTTAGAAGATGTAAAAACATTGAAAAATTCTAGAGATTTATTAGAAGAAGAAAAACAAAAATTAGGACATAAAATTATTAGTATGGATTTTAAAATTAAAAATGTAAAGGAAGAAAAAGAAAAATTAGAAAAAGATTTAAAAGATATTGTAGACAAAAAACAAGAAAATAATGAAGATAAAAAAATGTTAGAAGTTATACAAAGTATAAATAATGAGATAGAGCATATATATAATAATTATGAAAAAGATCAATTAATATCAATAAATAATAAAATTGACAATATTTTTAAAAATTTAAACCAAAAAAGGTCTTTCACACATTTGTTTGTTGACCTTGAAAACTATAATTTGAATGTTTACAGAAATAATGTTGAAGAAAATATTATAAAGCAAATTTCTACAGCAGAAAGGCAGTTACTTAGCTTGTCATTAATAATGTCTCTAGCTGTAACTTCAGAAAAAAATGGACTATTTGTAATGGACAACCCCTTTACGCACTTAGACGAAGAGCACAAAATTAATGTTTTGAGATATATTCCTAAAATGATAGATCAATTTATTATACTAGCTCCAAAAAAGGAAATTGACAATAAACTTATTGAACTATGTGAACAGGACTTAGCTATGATTGCTGAACTTGAAAGAAATTTAGATAGAGGATACACTAAAATCAAAGAAAATGGGTGA